From a region of the Zingiber officinale cultivar Zhangliang chromosome 4B, Zo_v1.1, whole genome shotgun sequence genome:
- the LOC121977644 gene encoding bZIP transcription factor 29-like, with translation MDHHDAPDVGTNGSDLPPLRAHRQSRSEVPFAFLPPLPLWPSDGAGVKMESHDGVAGDDLFDAFMDLDGFDMLNSSEDNHRRDSGSRMNGTENEAESNTSLGAAKQGWADRPGLVTVASRHCRSLSMDSCTGRFHFEEEPSKLQRPCRGFRAESSARVDCPDTEPNTFILEFGNGQFTAAEMKKIMEDQKLVELAMADPKRVKRILANRQSAARSKERKMRYIAELEHKVQALQSETTTLSLQLTLLQRDSTGLINKNNELKFRLQAMEQQAQLRDAFNEALNIEVQRLKLASSGLVDAHDLSGSNHQPPFNAQAMDFREEQ, from the exons ATGGACCACCACGACGCTCCCGACGTGGGCACCAATGGCAGCGACCTTCCGCCTCTCAGGGCCCACCGTCAATCTCGGAGCGAAGTCCCCTTCGCCTTCCTGCCTCCTCTGCCCCTTTGGCCATCAGACGGCGCCGGAGTCAAGATGGAGAGCCACGATGGGGTCGCCGGCGATGATTTGTTCGACGCCTTCATGGACTTGGACGGCTTCGACATGCTCAATTCCTCCGAGGACAACCACAGAAGAGACAGCGGGTCCAGGATGAACGGCACAGAGAACGAGGCGGAGAGTAACACTTCCTTGGGGGCGGCGAAGCAGGGTTGGGCCGACCGCCCCGGCCTGGTTACGGTGGCTTCCAGGCATTGCAGAAGCCTTTCCATGGACAGCTGCACGGGGAGGTTTCACTTCGAGGAGGAACCATCGAAGCTACAACGACCGTGTCGCGGATTTCGAGCAGAATCGAGCGCCAGAGTCGATTGCCCAGACACGGAGCCTAACACCTTCATCTTGGAGTTCGGTAATGGCCAATTCACGGCGGCCGAGATGAAGAAAATCATGGAGGATCAGAAACTCGTGGAGCTGGCCATGGCGGATCCCAAACGCgttaaaag GATACTAGCGAATCGACAATCTGCTGCTCGATCGAAGGAGCGAAAGATGAGGTACATTGCGGAATTAGAACACAAAGTTCAGGCGCTGCAGTCAGAAACCACCACTTTGTCACTACAACTGACATTGTTGCAA AGAGACTCGACAGGACTTATCAATAAGAACAATGAGCTTAAGTTTCGACTTCAAGCAATGGAGCAGCAAGCACAACTTAGAGATG CATTTAATGAGGCATTGAATATAGAAGTTCAACGACTGAAACTCGCTTCTAGTGGACTCGTAGATGCTCATGATTTATCTGGTTCCAATCATCAGCCACCATTTAATGCCCAAGCAATGGATTTCAGAGAAGAGCAATAG